A portion of the Treponema rectale genome contains these proteins:
- a CDS encoding FapA family protein, translated as MVNLDRLRLDMEKRLAKDREIHTVEVMADTLDECLADAAVQLETKVSNLEYEVIEKGFSGIMGLAKKPWKVSVYENPDVAELKKKQTEEQMFAADEFAQEEKIVDKDGYYYVHRFASGLFLKVVNPVGSGKKVSAKEVISSLKRADTISVEEDTVKKLCDTGTDGEYKEVGVYEHVAAGDAIMSVDISKDEMLVTITVSPPAAGGSEISEEQIRRSITTQGVVAGVEDDKIKAFIDNPVYNMPYEVAAAVQPVDGRDAYIAYNFETDRSNLKLKESETGQVNFKELNLIQNVVAGQPLAQKMLPQRGKGGKTVFGRYLEAKNGKDMAIPLGQNVKLDSDGRTVIAEKNGQVMLVNGKITVEEVYEVQGVNLKTGNITFMGTVICRGNVEDGFDIKADGNIEVYGSVGNCHLEAEGDIVISQGIMGRDEGTVTTPKSVWARFIQNAKVKAGDYIVVNDNIMNSEVSAMKKILVRGKRAQIIGGHLFATEEISAKNIGSPGGGTETVLEVGFDPEKKQRLMELTEMQSNLMKQLEDVDLNIATLENQKEIRRSLPREKEESLVNLRKQKEEITEQSNDMTKEITEIQERLRELRVVGKVNASGTVYAGTKIFVRDEKDEVKTDVKACSFYFEDGFVRRGKFDATQVTQEVEGPSGYTTD; from the coding sequence ATGGTTAATCTGGACCGGCTTCGTCTTGACATGGAAAAACGTCTCGCAAAGGACCGTGAGATTCATACAGTTGAGGTTATGGCAGATACGCTGGATGAATGTCTTGCGGATGCCGCCGTTCAGCTTGAAACAAAGGTTTCAAATCTTGAATATGAAGTTATAGAAAAAGGCTTTTCCGGAATAATGGGCCTTGCAAAAAAGCCCTGGAAAGTCAGTGTATATGAAAATCCAGATGTTGCTGAGCTTAAGAAAAAGCAGACGGAAGAACAGATGTTTGCTGCGGATGAATTTGCTCAGGAAGAAAAAATCGTTGATAAAGACGGTTATTATTACGTACACCGTTTTGCTTCAGGACTGTTCCTTAAAGTTGTAAATCCAGTCGGAAGCGGAAAAAAAGTTTCTGCAAAAGAAGTAATTTCCTCCCTTAAGCGTGCTGATACTATTTCTGTTGAGGAAGATACAGTTAAAAAGCTTTGTGATACGGGAACTGACGGTGAATATAAAGAAGTCGGCGTTTATGAGCATGTTGCTGCAGGTGACGCCATTATGTCTGTTGATATCAGTAAGGATGAGATGCTTGTAACCATTACGGTTTCTCCTCCTGCAGCAGGCGGTTCTGAAATTTCAGAGGAACAGATCAGGCGGTCTATTACTACTCAGGGAGTAGTTGCCGGTGTAGAAGATGATAAAATAAAAGCCTTTATAGATAATCCTGTTTACAACATGCCTTATGAAGTTGCAGCTGCCGTGCAGCCTGTGGACGGACGGGATGCCTATATTGCATATAATTTTGAAACTGACCGCTCCAATCTTAAACTTAAGGAATCTGAGACAGGACAGGTTAACTTTAAGGAACTTAATCTTATCCAGAATGTTGTTGCGGGACAGCCTCTTGCACAGAAAATGCTTCCTCAGCGCGGAAAGGGTGGAAAGACTGTATTCGGACGCTATCTTGAGGCTAAGAACGGTAAGGATATGGCAATTCCTCTTGGCCAGAATGTTAAGCTTGACTCGGACGGAAGAACTGTAATTGCAGAAAAGAACGGACAGGTAATGCTTGTTAACGGCAAGATTACTGTTGAGGAAGTATATGAGGTTCAGGGTGTAAACCTTAAGACTGGAAACATTACCTTTATGGGAACCGTTATATGCCGCGGAAATGTTGAGGACGGTTTTGACATTAAGGCTGACGGAAATATTGAAGTTTACGGTTCTGTCGGAAACTGTCATCTTGAAGCTGAGGGAGATATCGTCATTTCTCAGGGAATCATGGGACGTGACGAGGGAACCGTTACTACACCTAAGTCTGTATGGGCAAGATTCATTCAGAATGCAAAGGTAAAGGCTGGTGATTATATTGTTGTAAATGACAACATCATGAACAGTGAAGTTTCTGCAATGAAAAAAATCCTTGTTCGCGGAAAGCGTGCTCAGATTATAGGCGGTCATCTTTTTGCGACGGAAGAAATTTCTGCAAAAAATATCGGCTCTCCGGGTGGTGGAACTGAAACTGTCCTTGAAGTCGGATTTGATCCTGAGAAAAAGCAGCGTCTTATGGAATTGACGGAAATGCAGTCAAACCTTATGAAACAACTTGAAGACGTTGATCTTAATATTGCTACTCTTGAAAATCAGAAAGAGATACGCCGTTCCCTTCCGAGAGAAAAGGAAGAAAGCCTTGTTAATCTCCGTAAACAGAAAGAAGAAATTACGGAACAGAGCAATGACATGACGAAGGAAATTACTGAGATTCAGGAACGTCTCCGTGAGCTTCGTGTCGTCGGAAAGGTTAATGCCAGCGGTACTGTATATGCCGGAACAAAGATTTTTGTCCGGGATGAAAAAGATGAAGTTAAGACAGATGTAAAAGCCTGTTCTTTCTATTTTGAAGATGGATTTGTTCGTCGCGGTAAATTTGATGCAACCCAGGTAACTCAGGAAGTGGAGGGTCCTAGTGGCTATACAACCGATTGA
- the whiG gene encoding RNA polymerase sigma factor WhiG: protein METSLFEEQTEDELWKEYKKTKAPAIRDKIIRQYMPLVKYVAGKVSTGMPDSVEFDDLVGFGQFGLLDAINKFDPDKNVKFKTYAVTRIRGAIFDELRELDWVPRSVRQKSREIEDTIVELEARLGRTASDSEIAQAMGMTEKEYQDAVMKVSGTSVLSLNDVWYSGDDSEHMSLADSIESPSSLNPDVIVEREEVRKIIIQAINELPENEKMVIVLYYHEDLTFKEIGQVLDVSESRISQLHTKANLRLRAKLTSMRKGIF, encoded by the coding sequence ATGGAAACTTCATTATTTGAAGAACAGACAGAAGACGAACTTTGGAAAGAGTATAAAAAGACAAAAGCTCCGGCTATCCGTGATAAAATCATCAGGCAGTATATGCCGCTGGTAAAATATGTTGCCGGCAAGGTGTCCACCGGTATGCCTGACAGTGTTGAGTTTGATGATCTTGTAGGATTCGGTCAGTTCGGGCTTCTTGATGCTATAAATAAGTTTGATCCTGATAAAAACGTAAAATTTAAGACTTATGCCGTTACCCGTATAAGGGGTGCCATATTTGACGAACTTAGGGAATTGGACTGGGTGCCGCGTTCAGTAAGGCAGAAATCAAGAGAAATTGAAGATACGATTGTAGAACTTGAAGCACGTCTTGGACGGACTGCATCTGATTCTGAAATTGCACAGGCAATGGGAATGACAGAGAAAGAATACCAGGATGCCGTTATGAAGGTAAGCGGTACAAGTGTACTTTCATTAAACGATGTATGGTATTCCGGTGATGACAGTGAGCATATGTCCCTTGCGGACAGTATTGAATCACCTTCAAGTCTTAATCCTGATGTAATTGTAGAACGTGAAGAAGTTCGCAAGATAATAATTCAGGCAATTAATGAGCTTCCTGAAAATGAAAAAATGGTTATTGTCCTTTACTATCATGAAGACCTTACATTTAAAGAAATAGGTCAGGTTCTTGACGTAAGTGAAAGCCGCATAAGTCAGCTTCATACTAAGGCAAATCTTCGCCTGAGGGCAAAACTTACAAGCATGAGAAAAGGAATTTTCTAA
- a CDS encoding MinD/ParA family protein, which yields MEEQAKELRALFGTDGESDKEHKTRIIAITSGKGGVGKTNLSVNMAIAYAQLGKKVILIDGDLGMANVNVLLSIVPQYNLMQVLNGQKKMSEIILDTEFGIKFIAGANGFSKIANLSKDELDNFASEFASLSNADIIIIDTGAGIANNVLQFVAAADEVYVVTTPEPTAITDAYGIIKIITTELADRDINLKLLVNRVHSAEEGKRISDRIINIVGQFLNYKVEYIGFVYEDSVVQASVIRQKPFMIVNPTSKPAVCLKHIVGRIEKTEVASDAGVSNFLKKFLGGKKNK from the coding sequence ATGGAAGAACAGGCAAAAGAACTTCGTGCCCTTTTCGGTACTGACGGTGAATCTGATAAGGAACATAAAACAAGAATCATTGCTATTACAAGCGGTAAGGGTGGTGTAGGAAAGACTAATCTTTCTGTAAATATGGCAATTGCCTATGCCCAGCTTGGTAAGAAAGTTATCCTTATAGACGGTGACCTTGGTATGGCCAACGTTAACGTACTTCTCAGTATAGTACCTCAGTATAATTTGATGCAGGTTCTTAACGGTCAGAAAAAGATGAGTGAAATCATTCTTGATACTGAGTTTGGAATTAAATTCATTGCAGGTGCAAACGGCTTTTCAAAAATCGCAAACCTCAGTAAGGATGAACTTGATAATTTTGCCTCGGAATTTGCTTCTCTTTCAAATGCTGACATAATTATAATTGATACTGGTGCAGGTATAGCCAATAATGTTCTCCAGTTTGTTGCTGCTGCTGATGAGGTTTACGTTGTTACTACTCCTGAGCCTACGGCTATTACGGATGCATACGGTATTATAAAAATCATTACTACTGAACTTGCTGACAGGGATATAAACCTTAAGCTTCTTGTTAATCGTGTTCATTCCGCAGAGGAAGGAAAGCGCATATCTGACAGAATTATCAATATTGTAGGACAGTTCCTTAATTATAAAGTTGAATACATCGGCTTTGTATATGAAGATTCTGTGGTTCAGGCTTCTGTAATCCGTCAGAAACCCTTCATGATCGTTAATCCTACTTCAAAACCGGCTGTGTGCCTTAAGCATATTGTCGGCAGGATTGAAAAGACAGAAGTTGCTTCTGATGCAGGAGTTTCAAATTTCCTCAAAAAATTTCTCGGCGGAAAAAAGAATAAATAA
- a CDS encoding flagellar biosynthesis protein FlhA: MPELQGLNTNRRSAFSFIGGNMVAILIVVFMMIMFIPLGKAVIDVAMVLNISAAVLILLKVVNTKRAADFSTFPQVVLFFTLFGLSINISSTVNILRNPVTGSGTSLQFPGQSEMVQTFANIVAGDSVIIGFIVFIILILVQMLVITKGADRVSEVTARFTLDSMNTKMFAIQQQQNSGAITEEEAQAKVAGLQQEIDFYSAMDGSSKFVSGNVKFGIFVTVVNLIGGMVTGMIMGSLNFMDALNSYAKLTIGDGLMSQFPALMVSYATGLLITKSTSEDFIDTQLKKQFASDGNIYMITGTVLVIMGIFFHNGSSVYLVPIGLLLIYVGYRINQSVRETKIKEAAAAAESKTSAQKSSAPADISPAVLPDPLSLELGYALIPLVDKDKGAELLERVTKIRREQAVDLGLVVPPIHIVDQMALAPEEYCFKIEDVPVGGSKLKLGYYMCLNSGSVMPGNELKGEATVDPAFGMKAIWIPESKRLEAEKAGYAVIDPPTIIATHLTEIIRRNAKDILSRQGVKNIIEEVKKTSPAVVEEVMGGNNPFTYGEIEAVLKNLLKELVSIRNMVKILETLSDFGKYTKDPWVLTEKVREALGSQICMQYVDENSTLHVLQLSSELAERIYEHRGQSEGREPMVAFDPNEGRQFISAVSSQVAQVRERNYQPIIICPSQVRALVKSATSREMPGLVVLSIDEVVAAGPNVKVEVLGEIV, from the coding sequence ATGCCGGAACTTCAGGGCTTAAATACAAACAGGCGCAGTGCATTCTCTTTTATCGGCGGAAATATGGTTGCAATACTGATTGTCGTATTCATGATGATCATGTTCATTCCATTGGGCAAGGCAGTAATTGATGTTGCAATGGTTCTTAATATTTCTGCTGCTGTCCTTATTCTCTTAAAGGTTGTTAATACAAAAAGGGCTGCGGATTTTTCAACATTTCCTCAGGTCGTACTTTTTTTTACTCTTTTCGGTCTTTCAATAAATATTTCTTCTACGGTAAATATTCTCAGGAATCCTGTAACCGGGAGCGGAACGAGCCTTCAGTTTCCTGGTCAGAGTGAGATGGTTCAGACTTTTGCAAATATAGTTGCAGGCGACAGTGTAATAATCGGTTTTATAGTTTTTATAATTCTTATACTTGTTCAGATGCTTGTAATTACAAAAGGTGCTGACCGCGTTTCTGAGGTAACGGCAAGGTTTACTCTTGATTCCATGAATACCAAGATGTTTGCCATCCAGCAGCAGCAGAACAGCGGTGCGATTACGGAAGAAGAAGCACAGGCAAAGGTTGCAGGCCTTCAGCAGGAAATTGATTTTTATTCTGCAATGGACGGTTCTTCCAAATTTGTAAGCGGTAACGTTAAATTCGGTATCTTTGTTACGGTAGTCAATCTTATTGGCGGAATGGTGACAGGAATGATTATGGGAAGTCTGAATTTTATGGATGCCCTTAACAGTTATGCAAAGCTTACGATAGGTGACGGACTTATGTCTCAGTTTCCGGCCCTTATGGTTTCTTATGCAACCGGTCTTCTTATAACGAAAAGTACTTCTGAGGATTTCATTGATACTCAGCTTAAAAAGCAGTTTGCCTCTGACGGTAATATTTACATGATTACCGGTACTGTTCTTGTAATCATGGGAATCTTCTTTCATAACGGCTCATCTGTATATCTTGTTCCGATTGGTCTTCTGCTCATATATGTGGGATACAGAATCAATCAGAGTGTCAGGGAAACAAAAATAAAAGAAGCAGCTGCTGCAGCAGAATCAAAAACTTCTGCACAGAAATCTTCAGCTCCTGCGGATATTTCTCCTGCGGTGCTTCCGGATCCTCTTTCTCTTGAACTGGGCTATGCCCTGATTCCTCTTGTTGATAAGGATAAGGGTGCGGAACTTCTTGAGCGTGTAACGAAAATCCGTCGGGAACAGGCTGTTGATCTCGGCCTTGTAGTTCCTCCGATTCATATTGTGGATCAGATGGCTCTTGCGCCGGAAGAATACTGTTTTAAAATAGAAGATGTTCCGGTTGGCGGAAGCAAGCTTAAGCTTGGTTATTACATGTGCCTTAATTCCGGTTCTGTCATGCCTGGTAATGAACTTAAAGGTGAAGCAACGGTTGATCCGGCATTCGGCATGAAGGCAATATGGATTCCTGAAAGCAAGAGGCTTGAAGCAGAAAAGGCAGGCTATGCAGTGATTGATCCTCCTACTATCATTGCAACTCATCTTACAGAAATTATCAGGCGTAATGCAAAAGACATTCTTTCCCGTCAGGGAGTAAAGAATATAATTGAGGAGGTTAAGAAAACTTCTCCTGCTGTAGTAGAGGAAGTAATGGGCGGAAATAATCCGTTTACATACGGAGAAATTGAAGCCGTACTTAAAAACCTTCTTAAAGAACTTGTCAGTATACGTAACATGGTTAAGATTCTTGAAACACTTTCGGATTTCGGAAAGTATACAAAGGATCCCTGGGTTCTTACAGAAAAAGTTAGGGAAGCTTTGGGATCTCAAATTTGTATGCAGTATGTTGATGAAAATTCTACATTGCATGTTCTTCAGCTTTCGTCTGAACTTGCAGAGAGAATATATGAACACAGGGGACAGAGTGAAGGCCGGGAACCGATGGTAGCTTTTGATCCTAATGAAGGACGGCAGTTTATCAGTGCTGTAAGCTCTCAGGTTGCACAGGTCAGGGAACGGAATTATCAGCCGATTATAATCTGTCCTTCCCAGGTACGGGCTTTGGTAAAGTCTGCTACATCACGGGAAATGCCGGGACTTGTTGTTCTTTCAATCGATGAAGTTGTTGCAGCAGGTCCTAATGTAAAAGTTGAAGTTCTTGGAGAAATTGTATGA
- a CDS encoding EscU/YscU/HrcU family type III secretion system export apparatus switch protein, protein MSQIDLQWFAAEDEGRTELPSEHRLREARKKGEIAKSTELNAAVVWLFAVLMLIILAPWMETQFEQILIYFFNNINSAKIDDPRFYYIFLVTFLKMVLPFCGIGIVAGVVANVVQNKGWMFTPSKIQPKFSNIVPHVGQYLKKTLFSLQGVFNIFKSIFKVVIISIIAFMFIRSDMEETLNFLHTGGPALAQKQVGNMTAKLLVVSAVLMVVIGVIDYVVQRREFIEKHKMSKQDVKEEFKSLEGDPETKARLERSQREMLTQNLRQAVRESDVVITNPEHYAVALGWKKDVADAPQVMAKGEDMTAQTIKRIARENDIPTVENRPLARGLYNDTAVGDIIPVDYLKAIATVYAQIGYMSRNK, encoded by the coding sequence ATGAGTCAGATAGATCTTCAGTGGTTTGCTGCGGAAGATGAAGGCCGTACTGAGCTTCCTTCGGAACACAGACTTCGTGAAGCCAGAAAAAAAGGCGAGATTGCAAAAAGTACGGAACTGAATGCTGCCGTAGTATGGCTTTTTGCCGTTCTTATGCTTATTATTCTTGCTCCCTGGATGGAAACACAGTTTGAACAGATTCTGATTTATTTTTTTAACAATATAAATTCTGCAAAAATAGATGATCCGAGATTTTATTATATTTTTCTCGTGACGTTTCTTAAAATGGTTCTTCCGTTCTGTGGAATCGGTATTGTTGCCGGAGTTGTAGCGAATGTAGTTCAGAATAAGGGCTGGATGTTTACTCCTTCAAAAATTCAGCCTAAGTTTTCAAACATAGTTCCTCACGTGGGACAGTATTTAAAAAAGACTCTCTTTTCCCTTCAGGGAGTTTTTAATATTTTTAAATCAATATTTAAGGTTGTAATAATAAGTATCATTGCCTTTATGTTCATACGCTCAGATATGGAGGAGACCCTTAATTTTCTTCATACGGGAGGTCCTGCTCTTGCACAGAAACAGGTAGGCAACATGACGGCCAAACTGCTGGTTGTTTCTGCCGTACTTATGGTTGTCATCGGTGTTATTGATTATGTTGTTCAGCGCAGGGAATTCATTGAAAAGCATAAAATGTCAAAGCAGGATGTTAAGGAAGAATTTAAATCCCTGGAAGGAGATCCTGAAACGAAAGCCCGACTTGAGCGAAGCCAGAGGGAAATGCTTACGCAGAATTTGAGGCAGGCTGTACGGGAATCAGATGTTGTAATTACAAACCCTGAACACTATGCAGTTGCCCTCGGATGGAAGAAAGATGTTGCAGATGCTCCTCAGGTAATGGCAAAAGGTGAGGATATGACTGCACAGACTATAAAAAGGATTGCAAGGGAGAATGATATTCCTACGGTAGAAAACAGGCCTCTTGCCCGAGGTCTTTATAATGATACGGCTGTAGGGGATATTATTCCGGTGGATTATCTTAAAGCCATTGCTACGGTTTATGCACAGATAGGTTATATGTCCAGAAACAAATGA
- the fliR gene encoding flagellar biosynthetic protein FliR yields MPYGILNSAPVYFLVFARCFALLVTLPLFSSRSIPGVAKATLILFMAAFITPSLSLAEGNFSAYASFIKPDGSFNLIYVMLVAGEALIGIIMGFYVQIIFGAFSTAGQFFAFQMGFSASEVFDSLSQVENPLMGQFLNMVAMLVFLQNRWFMRLVTGGLLSSFSTLNAVDVAAHTNNLAKFMAGSLTVLFRNSLVIALPVMGTLFLINVTMGILSKAAPQMNLLSEGFPIMMLTSFFIIAVLLPYLVQFFSEAFYRGFREIIRMIGILSGGSS; encoded by the coding sequence ATGCCTTACGGAATTCTTAATTCTGCTCCCGTTTATTTTCTCGTTTTTGCAAGGTGTTTTGCACTGCTTGTAACGCTGCCACTTTTTTCTTCCAGATCAATTCCCGGAGTAGCAAAAGCAACCCTTATTCTTTTTATGGCTGCATTCATCACGCCCTCATTGTCTCTTGCGGAGGGAAATTTTTCTGCCTATGCGTCTTTTATCAAGCCGGACGGTTCCTTTAATCTTATTTACGTAATGCTGGTTGCAGGAGAGGCCCTTATTGGAATAATCATGGGATTTTACGTTCAGATTATTTTTGGTGCTTTCAGTACTGCGGGTCAGTTTTTTGCTTTTCAGATGGGATTTTCTGCCAGTGAAGTTTTTGATTCTCTCAGTCAGGTAGAAAATCCTCTCATGGGACAGTTCCTTAATATGGTTGCAATGCTGGTGTTCCTTCAGAACAGATGGTTCATGAGGCTTGTTACAGGGGGACTTCTTTCCAGCTTTTCTACGCTGAATGCAGTTGATGTAGCAGCGCATACGAATAATCTTGCAAAGTTTATGGCCGGCTCCCTTACTGTACTGTTCAGGAATTCACTTGTAATAGCACTTCCTGTAATGGGAACTCTTTTTTTGATTAATGTTACGATGGGCATTCTGTCTAAGGCTGCTCCTCAGATGAACCTTCTTTCTGAAGGCTTCCCGATAATGATGCTTACATCTTTTTTCATTATTGCGGTTCTCCTGCCGTATCTCGTACAGTTTTTTTCTGAAGCTTTTTACCGCGGATTCAGGGAAATAATCCGTATGATCGGCATTCTCTCCGGAGGTTCTTCATGA
- the fliQ gene encoding flagellar biosynthesis protein FliQ — protein MSLNTLVGLLQRGIWQVFMMCAPVLGAALIIGLIVAIFQATTSIQEQTLTFLPKLLVILLVLSLLGGWMFSSLRTYTINIFRMIPDLAR, from the coding sequence GTGAGCCTTAACACTTTAGTCGGTCTTCTTCAGCGCGGAATATGGCAGGTTTTTATGATGTGTGCTCCAGTTCTTGGTGCCGCCCTGATAATAGGACTTATTGTTGCAATTTTTCAGGCAACTACATCAATTCAGGAACAGACTCTTACGTTCCTTCCGAAACTGCTGGTTATACTTTTGGTTCTTTCTCTTCTGGGGGGCTGGATGTTTTCTTCCCTCAGGACGTACACGATAAATATATTCAGGATGATTCCGGATCTTGCCAGATAG
- the fliP gene encoding flagellar type III secretion system pore protein FliP (The bacterial flagellar biogenesis protein FliP forms a type III secretion system (T3SS)-type pore required for flagellar assembly.), with product MRKFLIVFLLCFVPVFSVWAQTVRSDFPSGSTSGTTQMSGNPSPVEVPNITFSATAPQSGKQVAFSVQLLLILTLLTLAPSILILTTCFLRFSIVLDFIKRALSLQQVPPTAVLNGIALFMTLFCMWPTFKNVYDDAYKPLSNNEITLKESIDIAQKPVRLFMYRQMAGDDSYIHTFMNMARYPRARNLSDVPTHVLIPAYILHELTVAFKIGVLLYIPFIVIDMVVASILMSMGMMMLPPVQISMPFKLMLFVLVDGWGLLTNQLFVSVVR from the coding sequence TTGAGGAAGTTTCTGATTGTTTTTCTTCTGTGTTTTGTGCCTGTTTTTTCAGTCTGGGCCCAGACAGTCCGTTCTGATTTTCCTTCAGGTTCTACTTCCGGAACGACTCAGATGTCAGGTAATCCTTCACCTGTGGAGGTTCCAAACATTACGTTTTCTGCTACTGCACCTCAGAGCGGAAAGCAGGTTGCCTTCAGCGTGCAGCTGCTTCTTATTCTTACTCTTCTGACTCTTGCACCGAGTATTCTCATACTTACAACCTGTTTTTTAAGGTTCAGTATCGTTCTTGATTTTATAAAGAGGGCCCTATCCCTTCAGCAGGTTCCTCCTACTGCAGTTCTTAACGGAATCGCACTTTTTATGACCCTTTTCTGTATGTGGCCAACTTTTAAGAATGTCTATGATGATGCATATAAGCCGCTTTCGAATAATGAGATTACATTAAAGGAAAGTATTGACATTGCCCAGAAGCCTGTTCGTCTTTTTATGTACCGTCAGATGGCCGGGGATGATTCTTATATTCATACCTTTATGAATATGGCACGGTATCCAAGGGCCAGAAATCTTTCTGATGTTCCCACACATGTCCTCATACCGGCTTATATTCTTCATGAGCTTACTGTTGCTTTTAAGATAGGCGTGCTTCTGTACATACCGTTTATCGTAATTGATATGGTTGTTGCAAGTATTCTTATGAGTATGGGTATGATGATGCTTCCGCCGGTTCAGATTTCCATGCCGTTTAAACTCATGCTTTTTGTACTGGTTGACGGATGGGGATTGCTGACAAACCAGCTTTTTGTAAGCGTCGTCAGATAG
- a CDS encoding flagellar biosynthetic protein FliO, whose protein sequence is MALQAEGSAAEDPVLDSSEAQIQLNQSEGSGTAGVWDFIRMIFVLAIVVAAIYILFRFVKKRTMPSASSDDPFLRNVSSISLGLGKSVQIITLIDKAYIVGVSESGVSLIDKIDDRELINAMNLYNDKHADVKKPRSFAEILDIFLPPKKKDTSSDESVFSSSTEEILEQLKNKRLNTEDK, encoded by the coding sequence GTGGCTTTACAGGCTGAAGGTTCAGCTGCTGAGGATCCGGTTTTGGATTCTTCTGAAGCACAGATTCAGCTTAATCAGTCAGAAGGAAGCGGAACTGCAGGGGTCTGGGATTTTATCCGCATGATATTTGTTCTTGCTATTGTTGTTGCCGCCATTTATATTCTCTTCAGGTTTGTAAAAAAAAGAACGATGCCTTCTGCTTCTTCAGATGATCCTTTTTTACGGAATGTGTCTTCAATTTCTCTCGGTCTTGGAAAATCCGTTCAGATTATTACACTTATAGATAAGGCTTACATTGTAGGCGTGTCTGAATCCGGAGTTTCACTTATCGATAAAATAGATGACAGGGAACTTATCAATGCAATGAATCTTTATAATGACAAGCATGCAGATGTAAAAAAGCCACGTTCCTTTGCAGAAATACTTGATATTTTTCTTCCTCCCAAAAAGAAAGATACTTCTTCAGATGAATCGGTATTCAGCAGTTCTACGGAAGAGATTCTGGAACAGTTGAAAAATAAACGGCTTAATACGGAGGATAAATAA
- the fliN gene encoding flagellar motor switch protein FliN, whose amino-acid sequence MSEGSISQEEIDALLSGVDMGGLTSGGTSSIVPEANIDVPTLQNFVSLTKDKFAEVIKNMTEKDTVVSSAEVEVSDRDVFMSRLPEELIAVMADYSTGLIGDHLFVMSNELATKLVGLINKEDNPALDDMGLSVLSEVISSMSGSEITELSKGGKLPGLVTNPPEAVSQPKAMVRMPQNKFALVTFQLKLDGQDYTLWEAIGGSVAEGMARALGGGAPAASAGGMGVSPAFTGGFAGGTAAGAAVSPMMMTGGGMQQPMMGMQQPMMGMQQPMMGMQQPMMGMQQPMMGMQQPMMQTPPNVQSLQFPNLMQPMTASEQGNIGLIMDVKMEMTVELGRTERTIKNILGMGEGTIIELDKLAGEPVDILVNHKPIAKGEVVVIDENFGVRVTEILPAIEHVASQM is encoded by the coding sequence ATGAGTGAAGGTTCTATTTCACAGGAAGAAATTGACGCATTGCTGTCCGGCGTTGACATGGGCGGACTTACTTCCGGCGGTACTTCTTCTATTGTTCCGGAAGCAAATATTGATGTTCCGACACTGCAGAATTTTGTATCTTTAACAAAAGATAAATTTGCAGAAGTAATTAAGAATATGACGGAAAAAGATACCGTCGTAAGTTCTGCTGAAGTTGAAGTAAGTGACCGTGATGTATTTATGTCACGTCTTCCTGAGGAACTTATTGCCGTAATGGCAGATTATTCCACAGGACTTATCGGTGATCACCTCTTTGTAATGTCAAATGAACTTGCAACTAAGCTTGTAGGTCTTATAAATAAGGAAGATAATCCGGCTCTTGATGATATGGGACTTTCTGTACTTTCAGAAGTTATATCATCCATGTCAGGTTCTGAAATTACTGAACTTTCTAAAGGCGGAAAACTTCCTGGTCTTGTAACTAATCCTCCTGAAGCTGTCAGTCAGCCTAAGGCTATGGTCCGCATGCCTCAGAATAAATTTGCCCTTGTTACTTTCCAGCTTAAACTGGACGGTCAGGACTATACTCTTTGGGAAGCAATCGGCGGTTCTGTAGCAGAAGGAATGGCCCGTGCTCTTGGTGGAGGAGCTCCAGCTGCTTCTGCCGGCGGTATGGGAGTTTCTCCTGCATTTACAGGCGGGTTTGCAGGCGGTACTGCAGCTGGTGCTGCTGTTTCTCCTATGATGATGACAGGCGGTGGCATGCAGCAGCCTATGATGGGTATGCAGCAGCCTATGATGGGCATGCAGCAGCCGATGATGGGTATGCAGCAGCCGATGATGGGTATGCAGCAGCCGATGATGGGTATGCAGCAGCCTATGATGCAGACGCCTCCTAACGTACAGTCACTTCAGTTCCCGAATCTTATGCAGCCGATGACGGCCAGTGAGCAGGGAAATATCGGCCTGATCATGGATGTTAAGATGGAAATGACCGTAGAACTCGGTCGTACTGAACGTACCATCAAAAATATCCTTGGTATGGGTGAAGGAACTATTATCGAGCTTGATAAACTTGCCGGTGAACCGGTAGATATTTTAGTAAACCATAAACCTATTGCAAAAGGTGAAGTCGTAGTTATTGATGAAAACTTCGGTGTTCGTGTAACGGAGATTCTTCCGGCTATTGAACACGTTGCTTCTCAAATGTAG